One window from the genome of Mastacembelus armatus chromosome 18, fMasArm1.2, whole genome shotgun sequence encodes:
- the LOC113141718 gene encoding ladderlectin-like: protein MTWADAQKNCQTLGGNLASVRDKHEYGVIQKVISDSKGTGLAWIGGSDAQQEGSWFWINGDNFKYTNWAPGEPNNHDGAQNCIQMNFADQKLWDDLHCKTPLPSICAKNL, encoded by the exons ATGACCTGGGCTGATGCTCAG aaaaactgcCAGACCCTGGGAGGAAACCTTGCATCTGTGCGTGACAAACATGAGTATGGGGTCATTCAGAAGGTGATTTCTGATAGCAAAGGGACTGGATTAGCCTGGATTGGAGGCTCTGATGCACAACAG GAGGGTTCCTGGTTCTGGATTAATGGAGACAActtcaaatacacaaactggGCTCCTGGAGAGCCGAACAACCACGATGGTGCTCAGAACTGCATACAAATGAATTTTGCAG ATCAGAAACTCTGGGATGATCTGCACTGTAAGACTCCTCTCCCATCCATCTGTGCCAAGAACCTGTGA
- the LOC113141400 gene encoding ladderlectin-like has translation MKTLILAALLCALLALDTAQGQCGDKPACPSGWTEYKDRCFFYVPKVTSWVDAQKNCQSLGANLASVRDKDEYGAIQNVILSASKDSKKAWIGGTDAQQKGSWFWADGTPFRYTNWSPGQPDNKDGNQNCIQMNFGVKKLWDDGDCKRGNPSVCSKRLF, from the exons atgaagactctgattctggctgctcttctttgtgccctGTTGGCTCTGGACACAGCTCAGG GCCAGTGTGGAGACAAACCAGCTTGTCCCTCTGGTTGGACTGAGTACAAAGACCGTTGCTTCTTCTATGTTCCCAAAGTCACGTCCTGGGTTGATGCTCAG aaaaactgcCAGTCCCTGGGTGCAAACCTTGCATCTGTGCGTGACAAAGACGAATATGGGGCTATTCAGAATGTGATACTCTCTGCCagtaaagacagtaaaaaaGCATGGATTGGAGGCACTGATGCACAACAG AAGGGTTCATGGTTCTGGGCTGATGGAACACCTTTCAGATACACAAACTGGTCTCCTGGACAGCCTGATAACAAGGATGGCAATCAGAACTGCATTCAAATGAACTTTGGAG TTAAGAAGCTCTGGGATGATGGAGACTGTAAGCGTGGTAACCCATCTGTCTGCTCTAAGAGGCTGTTCTGA